The Bacteroidia bacterium genome contains a region encoding:
- a CDS encoding CocE/NonD family hydrolase yields MLYCTQYAYSQEDSISIQYVREHYWKAEYQIPMRDGSRLFTSVYLPKDSTLRWPILLLRTPYSVAPYGENEYTTRFTQIMHLVKDGYIFVFQDVRGRFMSEGNYEDIRPHVPLSSAKISESSDTYDTIEWLLKNVSSHNGKVGMMGISYPGFYCTAALPEAHSALVAVSPQAPVTDWFIGDDFHHNGVFSLMDAFDFYYVFGRPRNGLTKTWTPSFQYPSRDNYDFHLKMGAIRNYSAVLKDSISFWNDLMKHSFYDSWWKARNIRVHLTNIKPAVLTVGGLFDAEDCFGTFATYQAIEKQNVNNDNFLLVGPWFHGGWHRSAGDRLGNISFGKPTSIFFKEKIELPFFQHYLKDTDVPKPPEVTIFVTGENQWYSFGTWPPKQIQNKRLYLYPDFSISFIKPIKSGGYRSYLSDPFHPVPYTEDVHLKRTREYMTDDQRFASRRTDVLTFQTNLLQDTLKVTGPIIAELWVSSTGTDADFIVKVIDVFPDSTTDNGFTKIPLSGYQQLVRGEIMRARFREGFEKEVPLKPNTPTQIRFTLPDVAHAFLPGHKLMVQIQSSWFPLFDRNPQKFVDVYTCLDSDFQEATQTIWLNKDYPTSILIPIFPTE; encoded by the coding sequence ATGCTTTATTGCACTCAATATGCTTATTCACAAGAAGATAGCATTTCGATTCAATATGTTCGAGAACACTATTGGAAGGCGGAGTATCAGATTCCAATGAGAGATGGCTCTCGTTTATTTACTTCTGTTTATTTACCCAAAGACTCAACTCTTCGCTGGCCAATATTATTGCTACGAACGCCTTATTCGGTAGCCCCCTATGGGGAAAATGAATATACAACTCGTTTTACGCAGATTATGCATCTGGTTAAAGATGGCTATATATTTGTTTTTCAGGATGTTCGCGGACGGTTTATGAGCGAGGGAAATTATGAGGATATTCGCCCTCATGTTCCATTAAGTTCCGCTAAGATTAGCGAAAGCAGCGATACTTATGATACAATTGAGTGGCTACTCAAAAATGTTTCATCTCATAATGGGAAAGTTGGGATGATGGGTATTTCGTATCCGGGTTTTTATTGCACCGCAGCACTACCGGAAGCGCACTCAGCACTTGTTGCGGTTTCCCCACAAGCACCTGTTACAGACTGGTTTATCGGTGATGATTTTCACCACAATGGGGTTTTTTCCCTGATGGACGCATTTGATTTCTACTACGTATTTGGCCGCCCAAGAAACGGTTTAACTAAAACTTGGACTCCCTCTTTTCAGTACCCAAGTCGCGATAATTATGATTTTCACCTAAAAATGGGTGCTATCAGAAATTATTCGGCAGTTTTAAAGGACTCTATTTCCTTCTGGAATGATTTGATGAAACATTCATTCTATGATTCGTGGTGGAAAGCGCGGAACATTCGGGTACATTTGACCAATATTAAGCCGGCAGTTTTAACCGTTGGTGGGCTATTTGACGCAGAGGATTGTTTCGGCACTTTTGCAACCTATCAAGCCATAGAAAAGCAAAACGTAAATAATGATAATTTTTTGCTGGTTGGCCCATGGTTTCACGGCGGCTGGCATCGTTCTGCGGGAGATAGACTCGGTAATATTTCTTTTGGAAAACCAACCAGTATTTTCTTTAAAGAAAAAATTGAACTCCCCTTTTTTCAACATTACCTAAAAGATACAGATGTACCGAAGCCACCGGAGGTAACAATATTTGTTACCGGAGAAAACCAATGGTATTCTTTTGGAACGTGGCCACCTAAACAGATTCAAAATAAACGACTTTATTTATATCCCGATTTCTCCATATCCTTTATAAAGCCCATAAAATCAGGAGGTTATCGTAGTTATCTATCTGACCCTTTTCATCCGGTTCCCTATACTGAAGATGTTCATTTAAAGCGGACAAGGGAATATATGACTGATGACCAACGATTTGCATCAAGAAGAACGGATGTGCTTACGTTCCAAACAAATTTATTGCAAGATACATTGAAGGTTACAGGGCCGATAATTGCGGAACTTTGGGTGTCGAGTACGGGAACAGACGCTGATTTTATTGTGAAGGTAATAGATGTTTTTCCGGATTCTACTACGGATAATGGTTTTACGAAAATTCCATTGAGTGGTTACCAGCAGTTGGTTCGTGGTGAGATTATGCGCGCACGTTTTCGGGAAGGTTTTGAAAAAGAAGTTCCCTTGAAGCCAAATACTCCGACCCAAATTCGGTTTACGTTACCTGATGTAGCTCATGCCTTTTTGCCAGGCCATAAGCTAATGGTTCAGATTCAAAGTTCTTGGTTTCCATTATTTGATAGAAATCCACAGAAATTTGTAGATGTTTATACTTGTTTAGATTCTGATTTTCAGGAGGCTACACAGACAATTTGGTTGAATAAAGATTATCCGACTTCTATTTTGATACCTATTTTTCCAACGGAGTAA
- a CDS encoding rod shape-determining protein: protein MGFWDFFSSQIAIDLGTANTLIMHNDVVVVDEPSIVAIERTTNRVVAVGREAQLMHEKTHENIKTIRPLKDGVIANFTVAEHMIRAFIKMIQPERKFFSANHTMVICIPSGITEVEKRAVKDSAEHADAKEVYLIHEPMAAAIGIGIDVSQPVGHMVVDIGGGTTEIAVIALSGIVCDQSIRIAGDDLNMDILDYMRRQHSLMTGERSAERIKIEVGAALPELDNPPNNIEIRGKDLMSGIPKTISVSYKEVAHAINKTIMKIEEAVLKALELTPPELSADIYEKGIYLTGGGALLRGLDQRLAEKTKLPVHVADDPLRAVVRGTGIALKNIDKFKFLMS from the coding sequence ATGGGGTTTTGGGATTTTTTCTCAAGTCAGATAGCAATAGATTTAGGCACGGCAAATACCTTGATAATGCACAATGACGTAGTGGTGGTTGATGAGCCATCTATAGTTGCGATTGAGCGCACAACTAACCGGGTAGTGGCTGTTGGAAGAGAGGCACAGCTCATGCATGAAAAGACACATGAGAATATCAAGACGATACGTCCATTAAAAGATGGCGTAATCGCGAATTTTACGGTTGCAGAGCACATGATTCGAGCATTTATCAAAATGATTCAGCCGGAACGTAAGTTCTTTAGTGCAAATCATACGATGGTTATTTGTATTCCGAGCGGCATTACCGAAGTAGAAAAACGAGCTGTGAAAGACTCTGCTGAGCACGCAGATGCCAAAGAAGTATATCTAATTCACGAGCCTATGGCAGCGGCTATCGGAATCGGAATAGATGTATCTCAACCCGTTGGGCACATGGTTGTGGATATTGGAGGCGGAACAACCGAAATAGCCGTCATAGCCTTGTCCGGTATTGTGTGCGACCAGAGCATTCGGATTGCCGGAGATGACCTTAACATGGATATTCTGGACTATATGCGCCGCCAACATAGCCTAATGACCGGAGAAAGAAGTGCCGAACGAATCAAAATAGAAGTTGGTGCTGCACTGCCAGAGTTAGATAACCCTCCCAATAATATTGAAATTCGTGGTAAAGATTTAATGTCCGGAATTCCTAAAACCATTAGCGTTTCTTACAAAGAGGTAGCTCACGCAATTAACAAAACAATTATGAAAATTGAAGAAGCTGTCTTAAAAGCATTAGAATTAACCCCGCCGGAGTTATCTGCCGATATTTATGAAAAAGGTATTTACCTTACCGGCGGAGGCGCACTCCTCCGTGGCCTTGACCAGCGACTGGCCGAAAAGACCAAACTCCCCGTTCATGTTGCAGACGACCCACTTAGAGCTGTTGTAAGAGGTACCGGAATTGCGCTCAAAAACATTGACAAATTCAAGTTTTTGATGTCTTAA
- the mreC gene encoding rod shape-determining protein MreC has product MERLFSFIISYGSALYFLLLQIAALLLLFGHNNYHNQWYTEQMLKIAGAVQDINARLVAHINLSDQNDKLVTENILLKNKVNALKTELELHKHQIPYSLNYRIIPDSLVPYNRFEYIPARALHNTIGTNFNYILLNIGSKQGVRKGMGVFSPEGVAGQVIETSSDFSLAMSLLNKDFKLSAKVKNRSVIGTITWDGASPEFASLKYIPVHFHIQQGDTVFTSHYSTIFPEDYIVGRVYSISTKEDDGFYNIKVQLSTDFYNIDYLYLVQHEAKQSIDSLIPKTTPVK; this is encoded by the coding sequence TTGGAACGCTTATTTAGCTTTATAATAAGTTACGGAAGTGCGTTATACTTCCTATTGCTGCAGATAGCTGCATTACTATTGCTATTTGGCCATAATAACTACCATAACCAATGGTACACAGAACAAATGCTCAAAATAGCCGGTGCAGTTCAGGATATTAATGCGCGCTTAGTTGCTCATATTAACCTCTCAGACCAAAATGATAAACTTGTAACAGAAAACATCCTACTAAAAAACAAAGTCAATGCCTTAAAAACAGAGTTAGAGCTGCATAAACATCAAATACCCTATTCATTAAACTATCGAATAATACCAGATAGTTTAGTTCCCTACAACCGCTTTGAATACATCCCTGCACGTGCACTTCATAATACTATTGGGACAAATTTTAACTATATCTTACTCAATATCGGGTCTAAACAAGGGGTGCGCAAAGGAATGGGGGTATTTTCTCCCGAAGGTGTTGCCGGCCAAGTTATTGAAACCTCCTCTGATTTTTCTTTGGCAATGAGCTTACTTAATAAAGATTTTAAACTGAGTGCCAAAGTAAAAAATCGCAGTGTAATTGGAACTATTACTTGGGACGGTGCTTCGCCTGAATTTGCCTCCTTAAAATATATCCCCGTTCACTTTCACATTCAGCAGGGTGATACCGTTTTTACCAGCCATTATAGCACTATTTTTCCTGAAGATTATATAGTCGGAAGAGTCTATTCTATAAGTACAAAAGAAGATGATGGTTTTTACAACATTAAAGTTCAACTTTCTACAGACTTTTATAATATAGATTATCTGTATTTAGTTCAGCATGAAGCGAAACAATCTATAGATTCGCTTATCCCAAAAACAACACCGGTAAAATGA
- a CDS encoding PKD domain-containing protein encodes MLVGNNRLWALIIILSCSFQAASGQLFPILRFQKFYGTKFSDNPTSLIKTEDGNLVIAGSHQVDSVNALHNGWVAKISPIGKLLWKQSLGAGGHDEIRDLVATPDSGFFFCGVTGSNLTHFEKGDSQTYADFWVGKIDKSGNLIWQKSLGGMDQDIANGITTSIFGGPVVTGSTWSTNFDVENNDTGLNNQWLVILNKDGEVIRNLTYGGNRNDFSNSIIRCKDGGYAQVGFTNSESMDSSKSKLNGDVWISKMDFTGNILWKNVLKEPYEDILTKVIENQFGFLIAVGSTLSTNKNKQFWIVKFDQSGRVILNKKYGDSGFEHLTSVAECTDGGIIVCGYSSYNTLENQYIKGGEDFWVIRLDAQGDIVWKKTFGGPNNERATAIIEYKPGVYYVLGSKINTFEKDLGKNNTTDFWLLRIDERDCSEMKPRFTIDVPKNVEKMGVPIRFKNMTAFAESYLWNFGDGSISNQRSPQKIYDSPGVYQVRLTVFANETCYQTFVYPDPIIIY; translated from the coding sequence ATGTTGGTAGGAAATAATAGACTTTGGGCACTGATAATTATTCTTAGCTGTTCTTTTCAGGCAGCTTCGGGGCAATTATTTCCTATTTTAAGGTTTCAAAAATTTTATGGCACAAAATTTTCGGATAATCCAACAAGTTTGATCAAAACTGAAGACGGTAATTTAGTTATAGCCGGAAGCCACCAAGTAGATAGCGTAAACGCTCTTCATAATGGTTGGGTTGCTAAAATCAGCCCGATAGGTAAACTTTTATGGAAACAGAGCCTTGGAGCAGGCGGGCATGATGAAATCCGAGACTTAGTGGCGACCCCAGATTCCGGATTCTTTTTCTGCGGGGTAACCGGCTCTAACTTGACCCATTTTGAAAAAGGTGATTCTCAAACATACGCTGATTTTTGGGTTGGAAAAATAGATAAATCCGGAAACCTAATCTGGCAAAAATCACTGGGAGGAATGGACCAAGACATCGCAAACGGCATAACAACGTCTATATTTGGTGGCCCTGTGGTAACCGGATCTACATGGTCAACAAACTTCGATGTTGAAAATAACGACACCGGCCTAAACAACCAATGGCTCGTTATCTTAAACAAAGACGGAGAAGTTATCCGAAACCTAACTTATGGAGGTAATCGTAACGACTTCTCCAACAGTATTATACGCTGCAAAGACGGAGGCTATGCACAAGTAGGCTTTACCAATTCCGAAAGCATGGATAGCTCCAAATCAAAATTGAACGGAGACGTGTGGATATCAAAGATGGATTTTACGGGAAATATCCTCTGGAAGAATGTCCTCAAAGAACCATACGAAGATATTTTAACCAAAGTAATTGAAAACCAATTTGGCTTCTTGATTGCCGTTGGTAGCACTCTCTCCACAAATAAAAACAAGCAGTTTTGGATAGTTAAATTTGACCAGAGCGGCAGAGTTATTTTAAATAAAAAATACGGAGATTCGGGATTTGAACATCTTACTTCGGTTGCAGAATGTACAGACGGAGGAATAATCGTTTGCGGCTATTCTTCCTATAACACCCTTGAGAACCAATACATTAAAGGCGGAGAGGATTTTTGGGTAATTCGCTTAGATGCACAAGGAGATATTGTCTGGAAAAAGACTTTTGGAGGACCTAATAATGAGCGTGCTACTGCCATTATCGAATATAAACCCGGTGTTTATTACGTTCTTGGCTCTAAAATAAATACTTTTGAAAAAGATTTGGGGAAAAATAACACAACAGACTTTTGGCTACTACGCATAGACGAGCGCGATTGTTCCGAAATGAAACCCCGATTTACGATTGATGTTCCTAAAAATGTAGAAAAAATGGGAGTACCCATTCGTTTTAAAAATATGACGGCTTTTGCTGAATCATATCTCTGGAATTTTGGCGATGGAAGTATTTCAAATCAGCGATCTCCCCAAAAAATATATGATTCACCGGGAGTTTATCAGGTTCGGCTAACCGTTTTTGCCAATGAAACCTGCTATCAAACATTTGTTTATCCCGATCCCATTATCATTTACTAA
- the dut gene encoding dUTP diphosphatase, with amino-acid sequence MSSVTVYIVNKSNNPLPFYASDGASGLDLCAFVPESVELLPHKRFLFSTGLWIEIPIGYEAQIRPRSGLALDSGITVLNSPGTIDADYRGEIKVLLINLGDKPVWIQNGMRIAQLVVAPVVKVSLQEVSALNATTRNEGGFGHTGII; translated from the coding sequence ATGTCTTCCGTTACGGTTTATATTGTTAATAAAAGCAATAATCCGCTTCCGTTTTATGCATCTGACGGGGCTTCAGGCTTAGATTTATGTGCTTTTGTGCCAGAATCTGTTGAATTATTGCCCCATAAAAGGTTTTTATTCTCTACGGGTTTATGGATAGAGATACCTATTGGCTATGAGGCACAAATACGCCCCAGAAGCGGTTTGGCTTTGGATAGCGGTATAACAGTTTTGAATAGCCCCGGAACTATTGATGCCGATTACAGAGGGGAAATAAAAGTACTGCTGATTAACTTGGGAGATAAGCCCGTTTGGATACAAAATGGAATGAGAATAGCACAACTTGTTGTTGCTCCCGTTGTAAAGGTAAGTTTGCAGGAAGTTTCTGCCTTAAATGCTACAACAAGAAATGAGGGCGGCTTTGGCCACACCGGAATTATCTAA
- a CDS encoding SDR family oxidoreductase, protein MFQSDIFLGKKVLVTGGGSGIGYGIAKLLLELGAEVVIASRKEDRLKAAQKELSQYGKCHIIVLDIRELVEVEKVILEIQSLWGGLDILINNAGGQFPSPAENIAPKGWLAVINNNLNGLWWVTSTAAKTFFIPQKSGIIINIIANIFRGFPGMAHTGAARAGVDNLTKSLAVEWVTHNIRINAIAPGVIQSSGLDQYPPELLQSINTTIPMKRTGSVEDVAWLTAFLASPMGNYITGETIYVDGGQRLWGNLWQIPDPT, encoded by the coding sequence ATGTTTCAAAGTGATATTTTTTTAGGAAAAAAAGTTTTGGTTACAGGTGGCGGAAGCGGAATTGGTTATGGAATTGCTAAGTTGTTATTAGAACTTGGTGCAGAAGTAGTGATAGCCTCTCGTAAAGAAGACCGGCTTAAAGCAGCCCAAAAAGAACTTTCACAATATGGAAAATGCCATATTATCGTTTTGGATATTAGAGAACTTGTAGAAGTAGAAAAAGTGATTCTCGAAATTCAGTCTCTCTGGGGAGGCTTGGATATTTTAATAAACAATGCCGGCGGGCAATTTCCTTCTCCTGCTGAAAATATTGCCCCAAAAGGCTGGCTCGCTGTTATCAATAACAATCTAAATGGTCTTTGGTGGGTAACGTCCACAGCAGCCAAAACTTTTTTTATCCCTCAAAAAAGCGGGATTATTATTAATATTATTGCCAATATTTTTCGGGGTTTTCCGGGAATGGCGCACACAGGGGCAGCACGTGCCGGTGTTGATAACCTAACAAAAAGCCTTGCTGTTGAATGGGTTACACATAATATTCGTATTAATGCTATTGCACCCGGGGTTATCCAGTCCTCCGGCCTTGACCAATATCCTCCCGAACTATTGCAATCTATTAACACAACTATTCCAATGAAACGTACCGGTAGCGTAGAAGATGTAGCTTGGTTAACGGCCTTTTTGGCCAGCCCAATGGGAAATTACATCACCGGAGAAACTATTTATGTGGACGGCGGGCAACGACTTTGGGGTAATCTCTGGCAAATACCAGACCCAACTTGA